The DNA window AAGTCTCACTTATCGCTTCCGCCGCCGCCAACACCAAGTCGGGCACGGTGAGTCCGGCGCGGACGAGCAGGATGGTTGGAAGCTGATCAGGTTTGCAGGCCGCGAGCACGCTTCCCAACGGGCGGGGGTCCCACGACGAGATGCCCCACGCCCCAGCAAGACCCGACGCCACTGCGTCGGCGAGACAGGCGCAGGCTTCCGCCAAGCGGTCGCCGCCCTCGTCTGTGGACAGGTCGGCGAGGGTGCGCTCCGGGTTGTGCAAGAACACCACGTCCGGTGTCCGGCCGAGGTCCTGAATGGATTCCTCGACAGCGGCGCGTAGCCGGTCAGGCTCCAGGCAGTGAACGGTGTGCCCGTCTCGTCCCGGGAAGAATCCGACCTTGGTAGACACGATGAATTCTTCGAGCAGGTCCCCGGCGGTCTGGGCGAGCATCCGGTGTGAGGTGAAACCGCGGTAGTTGTATGCGGTGTCCACGCCACAGATGCCGAGTTTCAGGGCGTGTTCGAGCAGGTGCCGGTCGGGATCATGCCGGTATAGCCCCAGGACAACGCCTCGGTCAGTTCGGCGCACACGCCCTCCTTTATCAAGGTTTCTGCAAGAACGGCGGCATCAATGCCCGTCGTCGCGGTCACGGTGGCGAGGTCGATCGGATGCCCGGTCAGCAACAGCCGAAGCGCCGGTTCAGCCCGTGCGGCGAAGGTCATCTTCTTGCCGGCGGCCAGCACATCGACCTCCTGGCCCCAGACTTCGATGCCTGGGGAAAAGTCCGTCAGGCACACAACAGTTTGTGGCGGGCCGAATACTGCACCGGTCGCGACGTGGCGGGGTGGCTGTCGTTCGTGCTCACGGGCGGCGAGATACGCCGAGGTCGGGTAGTCCGCGAGCAGCTGCGCCATTCCGGCTACGAGCTCGTCCTCCTGCCTGGCGCGCTCGGCTGCTGTTCCCCATCGGTGCAGATCGCGTCGGAATGGCTCGCGCTGCCTACTTCGATCCGCCACCCACGACACCCAATCGACCCCGGTCCGCTTCACGAATCCGAACGTCACGTGCAGGCTGCAGCCGGCCCCGCTGTTGGTGCGAGTCGCCTGGTGCCAGAACCCGCGAGGAATATGCATCACGTCGCCGGTCCGCATTGTGCCCGACCACACGATCTCCTCTGGCGGAACCGTGTTCGGCTCCGCGTCCCGGTACATCGGCACCGGCCTGGATGCCGCGCGCACTTCCCACGACTTCTCGCCGCCGATCTGGACGATAACGACGTCGTGGTCATCCCAGTGGAGGGCAAACCCGGCGGCATCGTTGGTGGTCAGATACGTATTCACCTGGACTAATTCGCGCGACCACCATTGCAATGCCCGGCAGGCAATCTCCATGGTCGGATCGAATGAGTCCAAGGAATCCAGCACCAAGGAACAGCCGGACTGCATGAGCTGATCCAAACGGTCCATGTTGGGTACCGGAATAACCTGTGACCGGCGAGTCACAAGCTGTGTCAGGTATGCATCGGGGTGCAGCTCATTCCCGTTCTGAAAGCAACGGAATTGAGGAGGCGACACGGCACGTCGCATGATTACATCGAGCAGCTTCTGCGGAGTCAGCATTCTGGCGCACAGGTCCGCGTCGAGCACGGTGCCGCGCGCGAACGCGGCACCGAGCCCGTCGGACCCACTCCAACCCAGCGCCTTCTCGATTGCTTGGGTCAAGTAGTGGTCCATGGATCGCGTCTTACGACTCGGGGATGTTCAGGCCGTCGCCACCCGAGCTACCGTGCCCGTCGCTGTTGGTGTCCGAATGCTCGGCGTCCAGGCGCCCGCGAACGCTCTCCAACTGTTCGACCGCGATCAACAGGTCATTTTTCGGTTCCATGTGCCGCTCCCACTCTCAATAACGTGCGCAAAAATGCGCCCATTTGTAGTCGTCGTGTTCGCGTCCGCCCCTCTGGCAGTTGAGGTCGACGACATCCACTGAGAATGCGCCATCGCCCGGCAATTCACCCGGTCGAAAGTGAGGAAACTTCCCCCTGGCTGCCTACCAGCCGTGACCAGCAGAAACTGGCTCCGCGCCAGCGAAAGCCCTCAGGTTTGGGTACAACCATCGACTCGAGCCCGGCATCACGGTCGACCCTGCGGCGACCTCACCAAACACACACCCCCGCAATCGGATTCGCTGCGGCGCCACCGCGCCAAGGCCGTCACCTAACCCTCCACAGCGAGGCGTCCGGTGCGCGCCAAGACCGTCTACCCCGACGCCGTCTTCGGCTGGTTTCGCGTCCGGAATTCACTCAGTGGGACACACTCGGCATCGACTAGCCAACCGAGGTACGTCACGGAGGCATCCTTGGCTTCTCGGAACGACTCGATACCGTCGTAAACCAGCGATACCGCGTAGCCACGGTTGTAGGCGTCGACGGCGCTGAATCGCACGCACACGTCGGCGGAATACCCGATCAGGTAGATGTGATCGCAGTCGAGGCTGCGGAGAATATCATCGAGGTTGGTGTTGTAGAACGCACTGAAGCGCTTCTTCTCCACGACGAAATCGTCTGGCTCGATTGATAATTGGTCGACAACCTGGGCCAACTCGCCACCCCGAACCAGATTCGCGCACCAGCTGTCTCCGGTGCTCCACGCTGTCGGCCAGTCGACCCGGTCCTCCCGGTACAGCGTGACGACGTGGACAACCGGTACATCCGCCTGCCGAGCGATGTCGATGATCTCGTTGCAGCGCTTCCCCAAATCCAGGCGGTCGATGTTCGGGTTCTCCACGAAGAAGAACTCCTGCATGTCGACAACCACCAGTGCGCTCTTCTTCACTATGTGCCGTCCCTCAGTTGATGGTGCATCTGAATCGCTGTGCCTATGAGCCGCAACGCGGGCTCCAGGACATCGAGTATCGCGACCGATCGTTGCGGTTCGAGCGTGTCGCCGTCCCCGATGGGGTTTTCGAATCTGAAGTTGAGATTGAGAACGCCGATGATGTCCGACGCTCCGGGTTCCGGGGATCGGATCGCCGCGGCCAGCAACGCGCCGAAGTAGCACTCATCGCGCCAATAGTCGTATCTGGCTTCGATTTCCGAGGCGACCTCCGGGGCCAGATCGTACTCGGATGCGGTGTACAGCCCGCGAAACGATCCGACGTAGTCGATGCCCCGCGACAGGAACGCATTCCCGCTTCCGCGCCACGGAGTCCCGTTCACCTGAATCGGAATCAGAGTCGGCCGCGTTGTCCGCCGGACACCGCTGGCCCACACCTGCAACCATCCGTGCTCACTCACCAACCCCTCCACGAGCGGGACCGCCGCGGTGGGTACATCCGAGTGCACTGGCACCACAACGTCGAGCCATGCAGCGTCCGGACACACCAACGTGGCGACAACCCGGTTCAATACCGCCAACAGCTCGTCGATCTCTTCGCGGTAATACGTCCCGCATTCGATGATTGCCAAACAGCACTTCACGTAGGCCGCACAGTCGCTCGCGATGTCGGCGGTCGGACTTGCGATGGCCACTGTGGAGACCGCCGGAACCCCGCCCTCCGTGCGGTGGTCATGTACACGAAGCGCGGCCCGCTCGGTGCGGGTCATCGCTTCGTAGTCCGCGAAATCCACAAGCAGATGCGGCTGCGTGCCGTAAAGCTGCGCCAGCACCGACAACGTATGCAGAGTCGGCTTGACCCCACCCACCGGCCACGCCTCGAAGTCCGAGATCCGCTTGCCGCTCATCGGCGCTTGAGGATCTCCGATCAACGCGTTGTACTCAGCAGCGACCTCGTCCTGCGTCATCCCACGCCCGTGCCGCCACGCCTGGCGCGGACGAAATCCCCACCGCACAGCGAACTCACCGACGATCTGCTCCACCGAGAAATCTTCCCGCTGCATCGCACGCCTGAGACGCTCGCGCGCCGACCTGCCACCGGCCTCAAACCCCACCAGGTCACCCCTATTTCACGACCAACCCAGGACACCATACCCAGCTGACGTCTACAACACGCCAGATCCGCTGTGTACCAACACGAATCATTCAGCGAAGGGACTGTGGATTCATCGGTGTTTCCGGCCTGATTCGCTGAGTGATGCTCAGCGGGAAGGGTCGATGATGACGACACTTGATGCCGTGACGAGGAGGAAGAAGCCAGCCGAGGCTTCGGCCGAGGAGTTGGCTGCCCAGGAGCTGGTCCGGATGGCCAAGGAGCAGGGCTTGTCGCTGACCGGGCCGAACGGACTGTTGAAACAGTTCACCAAGACCGTCCTGGAAACCGCGTTGAACGAGGAGATGACCGAGCACCTGGGCTTCGACAAAGGTGAAGCTCCCGTGGATCGGGAATCGGCCAACGTGCGCTCCGACGACTGACACGTCGATGCCCCTCGAAACGTTGTAGGAATCTCGGGCAATCCACCCGACTCGCGACGTCGAATCACTAGACGGTTGCGCAAACCGCTGTTCCTGTCGGGGCTCACGAGCCCCGACCGCACGAGATCCCGATCAAGGAGCAAGAAGTCCTGTCCTGGTTCGTCTCGTGGCGGCCCCCGGCTTCTGCTAACGACGCGCGGATGCTTGTCCCCCGGACAGAGGAGGCAGGACTTGGACGAGGCGCTCGACACGGTGACCGATCCCCTGGTCGCCGCGAGCATGCGGCAGTTGGTCAGCGAGATCCTGTTGCGCTACGGGTCGATCGACGCGTTCTGCGCGCGGCTGCACCGACTGCTCGACGAACCCACCGACCAGATCCCCGCCGTGACCGGCATCCCCTGCACGTACCCGCATGGCCGACACCGGCTGCGAGAACGTGAATCCATGGAATGCCAAGCGGGGTAAGCGGCCTGCGGAAGCTGAATCCGGGCCGCATCCGACAGCGGTGGCAGACGCGCGCCGCGCGGCCCGTCTCCCACCTTCTGAACCAATCCCGTATCAGCTCAAGATGATTCACGCCGTCCCGGATTGCGGAATGGCCACCATATTTTGCGAGCGCGAAGCGTGAGACCGTTCAGGGTGATCACGCGGCAGGGTCGTCACCGATCTGGAGTTCGTTCACCCGACTCCAGGGCGGGATGTGGGGTCAGTTGCTGATGGCGGGCATGGCCCGCCGGTAGCGGGTGTCGGTGAGCTGTGCGACGAGGAACGCGGCGATGTCGGCGCGGCTCATGGCGGAGCCGACACCGTCGTGGCCGAGGAAGCCGGAGCGGATGCGGCCGGTGGCGGGCTTGTTGGTGGGGTTGGTGATGCGGGCGATGGTGTAGTCGAGCCTCGAGTCGGTGACGGCCGCGGTCATGCCCTTCAGTTCGGCCAGCGCGTTGGGGATCGTCAGCCCGGCCATGAGGGGCAGCACCTTGTGCTTCCAGTGCGGCTTGTCCCGTGGATCGGCCAGCGACGGCGTGGCCAGGCCGATGAACCGGGCCACCTTCTGGGTCTGCATGGCCTGCACGATGGTGCGGGTTCCCTCGGTCACCGGGGTGCCGGTCGCGGACCGTCTCAGAGACGGGCCGAGCGCGCTGATCACCGCGTCCGCGCCACTGACGGCCTGCTCGACGGCATCGCGGTCGGATAGCTGCCCGGTGACGACCGTGAGGTGGGAGTGGGTGAGGCTGAGCTTGGCAGGGGTGCGGACCAGGGCGACGACCTGGTGGCCGTCGTCGAGGAGTTGCTGGACGACGA is part of the Nocardia sp. NBC_00565 genome and encodes:
- a CDS encoding aldo/keto reductase, which encodes MRRTDRGVVLGLYRHDPDRHLLEHALKLGICGVDTAYNYRGFTSHRMLAQTAGDLLEEFIVSTKVGFFPGRDGHTVHCLEPDRLRAAVEESIQDLGRTPDVVFLHNPERTLADLSTDEGGDRLAEACACLADAVASGLAGAWGISSWDPRPLGSVLAACKPDQLPTILLVRAGLTVPDLVLAAAEAISETFGIAAAERWGMSPFGGSTAETVWRTANLSAFLTSQRPCSTQQAAFRLAYELPSVTRIAAGTSNTEHLTELVDATDVELAADAINQYRGLIRADTRRRPTRPATI
- a CDS encoding JmjC domain-containing protein encodes the protein MDHYLTQAIEKALGWSGSDGLGAAFARGTVLDADLCARMLTPQKLLDVIMRRAVSPPQFRCFQNGNELHPDAYLTQLVTRRSQVIPVPNMDRLDQLMQSGCSLVLDSLDSFDPTMEIACRALQWWSRELVQVNTYLTTNDAAGFALHWDDHDVVIVQIGGEKSWEVRAASRPVPMYRDAEPNTVPPEEIVWSGTMRTGDVMHIPRGFWHQATRTNSGAGCSLHVTFGFVKRTGVDWVSWVADRSRQREPFRRDLHRWGTAAERARQEDELVAGMAQLLADYPTSAYLAAREHERQPPRHVATGAVFGPPQTVVCLTDFSPGIEVWGQEVDVLAAGKKMTFAARAEPALRLLLTGHPIDLATVTATTGIDAAVLAETLIKEGVCAELTEALSWGYTGMIPTGTCSNTP
- a CDS encoding cysteine hydrolase family protein, which codes for MKKSALVVVDMQEFFFVENPNIDRLDLGKRCNEIIDIARQADVPVVHVVTLYREDRVDWPTAWSTGDSWCANLVRGGELAQVVDQLSIEPDDFVVEKKRFSAFYNTNLDDILRSLDCDHIYLIGYSADVCVRFSAVDAYNRGYAVSLVYDGIESFREAKDASVTYLGWLVDAECVPLSEFRTRNQPKTASG
- a CDS encoding helix-turn-helix domain-containing protein; this encodes MQREDFSVEQIVGEFAVRWGFRPRQAWRHGRGMTQDEVAAEYNALIGDPQAPMSGKRISDFEAWPVGGVKPTLHTLSVLAQLYGTQPHLLVDFADYEAMTRTERAALRVHDHRTEGGVPAVSTVAIASPTADIASDCAAYVKCCLAIIECGTYYREEIDELLAVLNRVVATLVCPDAAWLDVVVPVHSDVPTAAVPLVEGLVSEHGWLQVWASGVRRTTRPTLIPIQVNGTPWRGSGNAFLSRGIDYVGSFRGLYTASEYDLAPEVASEIEARYDYWRDECYFGALLAAAIRSPEPGASDIIGVLNLNFRFENPIGDGDTLEPQRSVAILDVLEPALRLIGTAIQMHHQLRDGT
- a CDS encoding NAD(P)-dependent oxidoreductase — translated: MRITVFGATGGIGHLVVQQLLDDGHQVVALVRTPAKLSLTHSHLTVVTGQLSDRDAVEQAVSGADAVISALGPSLRRSATGTPVTEGTRTIVQAMQTQKVARFIGLATPSLADPRDKPHWKHKVLPLMAGLTIPNALAELKGMTAAVTDSRLDYTIARITNPTNKPATGRIRSGFLGHDGVGSAMSRADIAAFLVAQLTDTRYRRAMPAISN